The following proteins are co-located in the Pelecanus crispus isolate bPelCri1 chromosome 5, bPelCri1.pri, whole genome shotgun sequence genome:
- the SERBP1 gene encoding SERPINE1 mRNA-binding protein 1 isoform X2, translating to MPGHLQEGFGCVVTNRFDQLFDDESDPFEVLRAAETRRKESGGGGGSQGGGGARGGPAGAQTNSSGGAGGGGPGQAGAGGGPGSAAKQLRRESQKERKNPLPPFAASAGGAGDRREEGSGQPGAPLRKEGIRRIGRRPDQQQQQQQGEGKPIDRRPERRPPRERRFDKPADEKGEGGEFSVDKPILDRPMRGRGGLGRGRGRGRGMGRGDGFDSRGKREFDRHSGSDRSSVSHSHFSGLKHEDKRGGSGSHNWGTVKDELTELDQSAVTEETPEGEEHPPADSENKENEVEEVKEEGPKEMTLDEWKAIQSKDRAKVEFNIRKPNEGADGQWKKGFVLHKSKSEEAHAEDSVMDHHFRKPANDITSQLEINFGDLGRPGRGGRGGRGGRGRGGRASRGGRTDKLVKEFDVIHTPNQSSASAPDVDDPEAFPALS from the exons ATGCCGGGACACCTGCAGGAGGGCTTCGGCTGCGTCGTCACCAACCGCTTCGACCAGCTCTTTGATGACGAGTCCGACCCCTTCGAGGTGCTGAGGGCGGCCGAGACCCGGAGGAAagagagcggcggcggcggcgggagccaggggggcggcggggcccgtgGCGGCCCGGCGGGCGCCCAGACCAACTCctccggcggggccggcggcggcggcccgggccaggcgggcgccggcggcggccccggcagcgcggcCAAGCAGCTGCGCAGGGAGTCCCAGAAGGAGCGCAAGAACCCGCTGCCCCCCTTCGCCGCCTCCGCCGGGGGCGCCGGCGACCGCCGGGAGGAGGGCAGCGGCCAGCCCGGCGCGCCGCTGCGGAAGGAGG GGATAAGACGTATTGGCAGGAGGCCtgatcagcagcagcagcaacagcagggTGAAGGCAAGCCTATTGACAGGAGACCGGAGAGACGACCTCCTCGTGAGCGCCGCTTTGACAAACCTGCTgatgagaaaggagaaggaggagaattTTCTGTTGATAA ACCCATTCTTGACCGACCTATGCGTGGACGTGGTGGACTTGGAAGAGGacgtggccgtggccgtggaATGGGCAGAGGGGATGGGTTTGACTCTCGTGGCAAACGTGAATTTGACAGACACAGTGGCAGCGATAGATC TTCTGTTTCACATTCACATTTCAGCGGCCTAAAGCATGAGGACAAGCGTGGTGGCAGTGGATCGCACAACTGGGGAACCGTCAAAGACGAGCTAAC TGAATTGGATCAGTCAGCTGTAACTGAGGAAACGCCAGAGGGAGAGGAACATCCGCCTGCTGATTCTGAAAATAA AGAGAATGAGGTTGAAGAAGTTAAGGAAGAAGGTCCTAAGGAAATGACCCTGGACGAGTGGAAAGCTATTCAAAGTAAGGATCGTGCAAAAGTTGAGTTCAACATCCGTAAACCAAATGAGGGTGCTGATGGGCAATGGAAAAAAGGATTTGTTCTTCACAAGTCAAAGAGTGAGGAG GCTCATGCTGAGGACTCTGTGATGGATCACCACTTCCGCAAGCCAGCAAATGATATTACATCCCAGCTGGAGATCAACTTTGGAGACCTTGGCCGCCCCGGACGTGGTGGCAGAGGGGGACGGGGTGGCCGAGGGCGTGGTGGCAGGGCCAGCCGTGGAGGCAGAACTGACAAG TTGGTTAAGGAGTTTGACGTGATCCACACACCCAACCAG TCAAGTGCTTCTGCTCCTGATGTAGATGACCCAGAGgctttcccagctctgtcctaA
- the SERBP1 gene encoding SERPINE1 mRNA-binding protein 1 isoform X1: MPGHLQEGFGCVVTNRFDQLFDDESDPFEVLRAAETRRKESGGGGGSQGGGGARGGPAGAQTNSSGGAGGGGPGQAGAGGGPGSAAKQLRRESQKERKNPLPPFAASAGGAGDRREEGSGQPGAPLRKEGIRRIGRRPDQQQQQQQGEGKPIDRRPERRPPRERRFDKPADEKGEGGEFSVDKPILDRPMRGRGGLGRGRGRGRGMGRGDGFDSRGKREFDRHSGSDRSSVSHSHFSGLKHEDKRGGSGSHNWGTVKDELTELDQSAVTEETPEGEEHPPADSENKENEVEEVKEEGPKEMTLDEWKAIQSKDRAKVEFNIRKPNEGADGQWKKGFVLHKSKSEETKAMTEMQGSLLESNEAHAEDSVMDHHFRKPANDITSQLEINFGDLGRPGRGGRGGRGGRGRGGRASRGGRTDKLVKEFDVIHTPNQSSASAPDVDDPEAFPALS; encoded by the exons ATGCCGGGACACCTGCAGGAGGGCTTCGGCTGCGTCGTCACCAACCGCTTCGACCAGCTCTTTGATGACGAGTCCGACCCCTTCGAGGTGCTGAGGGCGGCCGAGACCCGGAGGAAagagagcggcggcggcggcgggagccaggggggcggcggggcccgtgGCGGCCCGGCGGGCGCCCAGACCAACTCctccggcggggccggcggcggcggcccgggccaggcgggcgccggcggcggccccggcagcgcggcCAAGCAGCTGCGCAGGGAGTCCCAGAAGGAGCGCAAGAACCCGCTGCCCCCCTTCGCCGCCTCCGCCGGGGGCGCCGGCGACCGCCGGGAGGAGGGCAGCGGCCAGCCCGGCGCGCCGCTGCGGAAGGAGG GGATAAGACGTATTGGCAGGAGGCCtgatcagcagcagcagcaacagcagggTGAAGGCAAGCCTATTGACAGGAGACCGGAGAGACGACCTCCTCGTGAGCGCCGCTTTGACAAACCTGCTgatgagaaaggagaaggaggagaattTTCTGTTGATAA ACCCATTCTTGACCGACCTATGCGTGGACGTGGTGGACTTGGAAGAGGacgtggccgtggccgtggaATGGGCAGAGGGGATGGGTTTGACTCTCGTGGCAAACGTGAATTTGACAGACACAGTGGCAGCGATAGATC TTCTGTTTCACATTCACATTTCAGCGGCCTAAAGCATGAGGACAAGCGTGGTGGCAGTGGATCGCACAACTGGGGAACCGTCAAAGACGAGCTAAC TGAATTGGATCAGTCAGCTGTAACTGAGGAAACGCCAGAGGGAGAGGAACATCCGCCTGCTGATTCTGAAAATAA AGAGAATGAGGTTGAAGAAGTTAAGGAAGAAGGTCCTAAGGAAATGACCCTGGACGAGTGGAAAGCTATTCAAAGTAAGGATCGTGCAAAAGTTGAGTTCAACATCCGTAAACCAAATGAGGGTGCTGATGGGCAATGGAAAAAAGGATTTGTTCTTCACAAGTCAAAGAGTGAGGAG ACAAAGGCGATGACAGAAATGCAGGGGAGTCTGCTGGAGTCAAATGAG GCTCATGCTGAGGACTCTGTGATGGATCACCACTTCCGCAAGCCAGCAAATGATATTACATCCCAGCTGGAGATCAACTTTGGAGACCTTGGCCGCCCCGGACGTGGTGGCAGAGGGGGACGGGGTGGCCGAGGGCGTGGTGGCAGGGCCAGCCGTGGAGGCAGAACTGACAAG TTGGTTAAGGAGTTTGACGTGATCCACACACCCAACCAG TCAAGTGCTTCTGCTCCTGATGTAGATGACCCAGAGgctttcccagctctgtcctaA
- the SERBP1 gene encoding SERPINE1 mRNA-binding protein 1 isoform X4, which produces MPGHLQEGFGCVVTNRFDQLFDDESDPFEVLRAAETRRKESGGGGGSQGGGGARGGPAGAQTNSSGGAGGGGPGQAGAGGGPGSAAKQLRRESQKERKNPLPPFAASAGGAGDRREEGSGQPGAPLRKEGIRRIGRRPDQQQQQQQGEGKPIDRRPERRPPRERRFDKPADEKGEGGEFSVDKPILDRPMRGRGGLGRGRGRGRGMGRGDGFDSRGKREFDRHSGSDRSSVSHSHFSGLKHEDKRGGSGSHNWGTVKDELTELDQSAVTEETPEGEEHPPADSENKENEVEEVKEEGPKEMTLDEWKAIQSKDRAKVEFNIRKPNEGADGQWKKGFVLHKSKSEEAHAEDSVMDHHFRKPANDITSQLEINFGDLGRPGRGGRGGRGGRGRGGRASRGGRTDKSSASAPDVDDPEAFPALS; this is translated from the exons ATGCCGGGACACCTGCAGGAGGGCTTCGGCTGCGTCGTCACCAACCGCTTCGACCAGCTCTTTGATGACGAGTCCGACCCCTTCGAGGTGCTGAGGGCGGCCGAGACCCGGAGGAAagagagcggcggcggcggcgggagccaggggggcggcggggcccgtgGCGGCCCGGCGGGCGCCCAGACCAACTCctccggcggggccggcggcggcggcccgggccaggcgggcgccggcggcggccccggcagcgcggcCAAGCAGCTGCGCAGGGAGTCCCAGAAGGAGCGCAAGAACCCGCTGCCCCCCTTCGCCGCCTCCGCCGGGGGCGCCGGCGACCGCCGGGAGGAGGGCAGCGGCCAGCCCGGCGCGCCGCTGCGGAAGGAGG GGATAAGACGTATTGGCAGGAGGCCtgatcagcagcagcagcaacagcagggTGAAGGCAAGCCTATTGACAGGAGACCGGAGAGACGACCTCCTCGTGAGCGCCGCTTTGACAAACCTGCTgatgagaaaggagaaggaggagaattTTCTGTTGATAA ACCCATTCTTGACCGACCTATGCGTGGACGTGGTGGACTTGGAAGAGGacgtggccgtggccgtggaATGGGCAGAGGGGATGGGTTTGACTCTCGTGGCAAACGTGAATTTGACAGACACAGTGGCAGCGATAGATC TTCTGTTTCACATTCACATTTCAGCGGCCTAAAGCATGAGGACAAGCGTGGTGGCAGTGGATCGCACAACTGGGGAACCGTCAAAGACGAGCTAAC TGAATTGGATCAGTCAGCTGTAACTGAGGAAACGCCAGAGGGAGAGGAACATCCGCCTGCTGATTCTGAAAATAA AGAGAATGAGGTTGAAGAAGTTAAGGAAGAAGGTCCTAAGGAAATGACCCTGGACGAGTGGAAAGCTATTCAAAGTAAGGATCGTGCAAAAGTTGAGTTCAACATCCGTAAACCAAATGAGGGTGCTGATGGGCAATGGAAAAAAGGATTTGTTCTTCACAAGTCAAAGAGTGAGGAG GCTCATGCTGAGGACTCTGTGATGGATCACCACTTCCGCAAGCCAGCAAATGATATTACATCCCAGCTGGAGATCAACTTTGGAGACCTTGGCCGCCCCGGACGTGGTGGCAGAGGGGGACGGGGTGGCCGAGGGCGTGGTGGCAGGGCCAGCCGTGGAGGCAGAACTGACAAG TCAAGTGCTTCTGCTCCTGATGTAGATGACCCAGAGgctttcccagctctgtcctaA
- the SERBP1 gene encoding SERPINE1 mRNA-binding protein 1 isoform X3, with the protein MPGHLQEGFGCVVTNRFDQLFDDESDPFEVLRAAETRRKESGGGGGSQGGGGARGGPAGAQTNSSGGAGGGGPGQAGAGGGPGSAAKQLRRESQKERKNPLPPFAASAGGAGDRREEGSGQPGAPLRKEGIRRIGRRPDQQQQQQQGEGKPIDRRPERRPPRERRFDKPADEKGEGGEFSVDKPILDRPMRGRGGLGRGRGRGRGMGRGDGFDSRGKREFDRHSGSDRSGLKHEDKRGGSGSHNWGTVKDELTELDQSAVTEETPEGEEHPPADSENKENEVEEVKEEGPKEMTLDEWKAIQSKDRAKVEFNIRKPNEGADGQWKKGFVLHKSKSEEAHAEDSVMDHHFRKPANDITSQLEINFGDLGRPGRGGRGGRGGRGRGGRASRGGRTDKLVKEFDVIHTPNQSSASAPDVDDPEAFPALS; encoded by the exons ATGCCGGGACACCTGCAGGAGGGCTTCGGCTGCGTCGTCACCAACCGCTTCGACCAGCTCTTTGATGACGAGTCCGACCCCTTCGAGGTGCTGAGGGCGGCCGAGACCCGGAGGAAagagagcggcggcggcggcgggagccaggggggcggcggggcccgtgGCGGCCCGGCGGGCGCCCAGACCAACTCctccggcggggccggcggcggcggcccgggccaggcgggcgccggcggcggccccggcagcgcggcCAAGCAGCTGCGCAGGGAGTCCCAGAAGGAGCGCAAGAACCCGCTGCCCCCCTTCGCCGCCTCCGCCGGGGGCGCCGGCGACCGCCGGGAGGAGGGCAGCGGCCAGCCCGGCGCGCCGCTGCGGAAGGAGG GGATAAGACGTATTGGCAGGAGGCCtgatcagcagcagcagcaacagcagggTGAAGGCAAGCCTATTGACAGGAGACCGGAGAGACGACCTCCTCGTGAGCGCCGCTTTGACAAACCTGCTgatgagaaaggagaaggaggagaattTTCTGTTGATAA ACCCATTCTTGACCGACCTATGCGTGGACGTGGTGGACTTGGAAGAGGacgtggccgtggccgtggaATGGGCAGAGGGGATGGGTTTGACTCTCGTGGCAAACGTGAATTTGACAGACACAGTGGCAGCGATAGATC CGGCCTAAAGCATGAGGACAAGCGTGGTGGCAGTGGATCGCACAACTGGGGAACCGTCAAAGACGAGCTAAC TGAATTGGATCAGTCAGCTGTAACTGAGGAAACGCCAGAGGGAGAGGAACATCCGCCTGCTGATTCTGAAAATAA AGAGAATGAGGTTGAAGAAGTTAAGGAAGAAGGTCCTAAGGAAATGACCCTGGACGAGTGGAAAGCTATTCAAAGTAAGGATCGTGCAAAAGTTGAGTTCAACATCCGTAAACCAAATGAGGGTGCTGATGGGCAATGGAAAAAAGGATTTGTTCTTCACAAGTCAAAGAGTGAGGAG GCTCATGCTGAGGACTCTGTGATGGATCACCACTTCCGCAAGCCAGCAAATGATATTACATCCCAGCTGGAGATCAACTTTGGAGACCTTGGCCGCCCCGGACGTGGTGGCAGAGGGGGACGGGGTGGCCGAGGGCGTGGTGGCAGGGCCAGCCGTGGAGGCAGAACTGACAAG TTGGTTAAGGAGTTTGACGTGATCCACACACCCAACCAG TCAAGTGCTTCTGCTCCTGATGTAGATGACCCAGAGgctttcccagctctgtcctaA
- the SERBP1 gene encoding SERPINE1 mRNA-binding protein 1 isoform X5, with protein sequence MPGHLQEGFGCVVTNRFDQLFDDESDPFEVLRAAETRRKESGGGGGSQGGGGARGGPAGAQTNSSGGAGGGGPGQAGAGGGPGSAAKQLRRESQKERKNPLPPFAASAGGAGDRREEGSGQPGAPLRKEGIRRIGRRPDQQQQQQQGEGKPIDRRPERRPPRERRFDKPADEKGEGGEFSVDKPILDRPMRGRGGLGRGRGRGRGMGRGDGFDSRGKREFDRHSGSDRSGLKHEDKRGGSGSHNWGTVKDELTELDQSAVTEETPEGEEHPPADSENKENEVEEVKEEGPKEMTLDEWKAIQSKDRAKVEFNIRKPNEGADGQWKKGFVLHKSKSEEAHAEDSVMDHHFRKPANDITSQLEINFGDLGRPGRGGRGGRGGRGRGGRASRGGRTDKSSASAPDVDDPEAFPALS encoded by the exons ATGCCGGGACACCTGCAGGAGGGCTTCGGCTGCGTCGTCACCAACCGCTTCGACCAGCTCTTTGATGACGAGTCCGACCCCTTCGAGGTGCTGAGGGCGGCCGAGACCCGGAGGAAagagagcggcggcggcggcgggagccaggggggcggcggggcccgtgGCGGCCCGGCGGGCGCCCAGACCAACTCctccggcggggccggcggcggcggcccgggccaggcgggcgccggcggcggccccggcagcgcggcCAAGCAGCTGCGCAGGGAGTCCCAGAAGGAGCGCAAGAACCCGCTGCCCCCCTTCGCCGCCTCCGCCGGGGGCGCCGGCGACCGCCGGGAGGAGGGCAGCGGCCAGCCCGGCGCGCCGCTGCGGAAGGAGG GGATAAGACGTATTGGCAGGAGGCCtgatcagcagcagcagcaacagcagggTGAAGGCAAGCCTATTGACAGGAGACCGGAGAGACGACCTCCTCGTGAGCGCCGCTTTGACAAACCTGCTgatgagaaaggagaaggaggagaattTTCTGTTGATAA ACCCATTCTTGACCGACCTATGCGTGGACGTGGTGGACTTGGAAGAGGacgtggccgtggccgtggaATGGGCAGAGGGGATGGGTTTGACTCTCGTGGCAAACGTGAATTTGACAGACACAGTGGCAGCGATAGATC CGGCCTAAAGCATGAGGACAAGCGTGGTGGCAGTGGATCGCACAACTGGGGAACCGTCAAAGACGAGCTAAC TGAATTGGATCAGTCAGCTGTAACTGAGGAAACGCCAGAGGGAGAGGAACATCCGCCTGCTGATTCTGAAAATAA AGAGAATGAGGTTGAAGAAGTTAAGGAAGAAGGTCCTAAGGAAATGACCCTGGACGAGTGGAAAGCTATTCAAAGTAAGGATCGTGCAAAAGTTGAGTTCAACATCCGTAAACCAAATGAGGGTGCTGATGGGCAATGGAAAAAAGGATTTGTTCTTCACAAGTCAAAGAGTGAGGAG GCTCATGCTGAGGACTCTGTGATGGATCACCACTTCCGCAAGCCAGCAAATGATATTACATCCCAGCTGGAGATCAACTTTGGAGACCTTGGCCGCCCCGGACGTGGTGGCAGAGGGGGACGGGGTGGCCGAGGGCGTGGTGGCAGGGCCAGCCGTGGAGGCAGAACTGACAAG TCAAGTGCTTCTGCTCCTGATGTAGATGACCCAGAGgctttcccagctctgtcctaA